The sequence TTATTCTCGTAATGCGCACTTCGTGTTCATCCCGAACCGATGTTCGTAAAGCCTGAATTTGAATCAAGCCCCTTTTGGGGCTTGATTCATTTCTGGGGTGCGCCTAGAATTGCCGGCTCGCCAGAGCCCGTGCTTGCACGTGCCCGGAATTTTAAGGCGATAGGTTGTAGCCGCAAGGCTCATTTTTTTGTATCAGGAGCGTCTAGCCCATGAGTATGCAGGACCCGTTAGCGGACATGCTAACTCGTATCCGTAATGCCCAGATGGCTGAAAAGCCCGTCGTAAGCATGCCATCTTCCACGTTGAAGGTTGCTGTAGCCAAAGTCCTGAAGGACGAAGGTTACATTGCGGGTTATCAGATCAGCAGCGAAACCAAGCCGTTGCTGTCCATCGAGCTGAAGTACTTCGAAGGCCGTCCGGTCATCGAAGAAGTGAAGCGCGTTAGCCGTCCAGGCCTGCGTCAGTACAAGTCCGTCGATGAGTTGCCAAAAGTTCGTGGCGGCCTCGGTGTGTCTATCGTCTCCACCAACAAAGGTGTGATGACGGATCGTGCTGCGCGCGCTGCCGGTGTCGGCGGCGAAGTGCTTTGCACAGTGTTCTAAGGGGGGATAAGCATGTCACGCGTAGCTAAGAACCCCGTTAAGTTGCCAGCAGGCGTCGAAGTCAAACTCGTCGGTCAGCAGCTTTCGGTGAAGGGTGCCAAGGGCACTCTAGACCTGAACATTCATTCGTCCATTGAAATTGTTGAAGAGTCCGGTGAGCTGCGTTTTGCTGCTCGCAACGGCGATCAGCAAACTCGCGCAATGGCCGGTACCACTCGTGCGTTGGTAAACAACATGGTCCAAGGCGTAAGCCAAGGCTTCGAGCGCAAGCTTCAGCTGGTCGGTGTTGGTTACAAAGCGCAAGCAAAAGGCACGGTGCTGAACCTGGCCCTTGGCTTCTCGCACCCAGTGGACTACGAATTGCCGGAAGGCATCACCGCTGAGACTCCCAACCAAACCGATATCGTTATTCGCGGTATCGACAAGCAGTTGGTTGGTCAAGTGGCCGCTGAGATCCGCGACTTCCGCCGTCCAGAGCCGTACAAAGGCAAAGGCGTGCGTTACGCGGACGAAGTCGTCCGTCGTAAAGAAGCCAAGAAGAAGTAGGGCATAGCAAATGACCGTCAAAAAAGTTACCCGACTGCGTCGCGCTCGCAAAGCACGCCTGAAAATGCACGAACTCGAAGTCGTGCGTCTCTGCGTGTACCGCTCTTCGCAGCACATTTATGCCCAGGTCATCTCGGCCGACGGCAGCAAAGTCTTGGCAAACGCCTCGACTTTGGACAAAGAACTGCGTGATGGGGCCACTGGCAACATCGACGCGGCCACTAAAGTTGGCCAGCTGATCGCTGAGCGTGCGAAAGCCGCTGGTGTATCGCAAGTGGCTTTTGATCGTTCTGGCTTCAAGTACCACGGTCGCGTTAAGGCGCTGGCTGATGCTGCTCGTGAAGGCGGGCTGGAGTTCTAAGTTATGTCAAATAACGACCAAAAACGCGACGAAGGCTACATCGAGAAGCTGGTTCAAGTTAATCGCGTAGCAAAAACCGTTAAAGGCGGCCGTATCTTCACTTTCACCGCGTTGACCGTGGTGGGTGATGGTAAAGGGCGCGTTGGCTTCGGCCGTGGCAAGTCACGTGAAGTGCCTGCTGCGATCCAGAAGGCAATGGAAGCTGCTCGCCGCAATATGATCCAGGTTGATCTGAACGGCACAACTCTGCAGTACGCCATCAAGTCCGCTCATGGGGCTTCGAAGGTCTACATGCAGCCTGCGTCTGAAGGTACTGGCATCATCGCTGGCGGCGCAATGCGTGCTGTCCTCGAAGTTGCTGGCGTTCATAACGTTCTTGCCAAGTGCTACGGTTCGACCAACCCAGTCAACGTTGTTCACGCAACGTTCAAGGGTTTGAAGACCATGCAGTCCCCTGAGTCCATTGCTGCCAAGCGCGGCCTGAACGTCCAGGAGATCTTCTGATCATGGCTACCGTTAAAGTAACGCTGATCAAAAGCATGACCGGCCGCATCCCTAACCACAAATTGTGCGTTAAGGGTTTGGGTCTGCGTCGCATCGGTCACACTGTAGAAGTCGTTGATACCCCGGAAAACCGTGGGATGATCAACAAGGCTTACTACATGCTGCGAGTCGAGGGTTAATCGATGAAACTCAATGATCTGAGTCCAGCGCCGGGTTCCCGTCGCGAAAAGCATCGTCCGGGCCGTGGTATCGGTAGTGGTTTGGGTAAGACCGGTGGCCGTGGCCACAAGGGTCAAACCTCCCGCTCCGGTGGCACTATTGCTCCGGGCTTTGAAGGCGGTCAACAGCCGCTGCATCGTCGTCTGCCTAAGTTCGGCTTCGTCTCCTTGAAGGCTATGGACCGTGCTGAAGTTCGCACTTCCGAGCTGGCAAAGGTTGAAGGCGTCGTCACTGTGCAGTCCCTGAAGGATGCCAACGTGATCAACCAAAACGTACAGCGTGTGAAAATCATGCTGTCCGGTGAAGTTACTCGCGCAGTCACCCTCAAAGGTATCGCAGCCACCAAAGGTGCGCGTGCGGCTATCGAAGCAGCTGGCGGCAAGTTCGAGGAATAAATGGCTAAGCAAGGTGCTCTCTCATCGCTCGGCAAAAGCGGCGGGTTGTCCGAACTCTGGGCTCGTCTGCGTTTCCTGTTCCTGGCGATTATCGTCTATCGGATCGGTGCGCATATCCCAGTTCCGGGTATCAACCCTGACCGCTTAGCCGACCTGTTTCGACAGAATGAGGGGACCATTCTTAGCTTGTTCAACATGTTTTCCGGCGGTGCGCTGGAGCGGATGAGTATTTTTGCGTTGGGGATCATGCCGTACATTTCGGCATCGATCATCATGCAGCTCATGACCGCAGTCAGCCCACAGCTGGAACAGTTGAAGAAGGAAGGTGAAGCTGGTCGTCGCAAGATTAGCCAGTACACCCGCTACGGCACCGTCGTCCTTGCTCTGGTTCAGGCTATTGGCATGTCCATTGGTCTAGCCGGGCAGGGCGTTGCGTTTTCGGCAGATATCGGCTTCCACTTCGTTGCAGTCACCACATTTGTTGCTGGTGCCTTGTTCATGATGTGGTTGGGCGAGCAGATCACCGAGCGCGGTGTTGGCAACGGTATCTCGATGTTGATTTTTTCGGGTATCGTGGCCGGTCTTCCGAGAGCGATCGGGCAGTCTTTCGAGTCTGCGCGCCAAGGCGATATCAATATTTTTGCCTTGGTCGCCATCGGTTTGCTGGCAGTAGCGATTATCGGTTTCGTGGTGTTCATCGAGCGTGGCCAGCGACGTATTGCTGTGCATTACGCCAAGCGTCAGCAGGGCCGTAAGGTCTTTGCAGCGCAGACAAGCCACTTGCCGTTAAAAGTGAATATGGCCG comes from Pseudomonas lutea and encodes:
- the rpsE gene encoding 30S ribosomal protein S5; the protein is MSNNDQKRDEGYIEKLVQVNRVAKTVKGGRIFTFTALTVVGDGKGRVGFGRGKSREVPAAIQKAMEAARRNMIQVDLNGTTLQYAIKSAHGASKVYMQPASEGTGIIAGGAMRAVLEVAGVHNVLAKCYGSTNPVNVVHATFKGLKTMQSPESIAAKRGLNVQEIF
- the rpmD gene encoding 50S ribosomal protein L30; translated protein: MATVKVTLIKSMTGRIPNHKLCVKGLGLRRIGHTVEVVDTPENRGMINKAYYMLRVEG
- the secY gene encoding preprotein translocase subunit SecY — encoded protein: MAKQGALSSLGKSGGLSELWARLRFLFLAIIVYRIGAHIPVPGINPDRLADLFRQNEGTILSLFNMFSGGALERMSIFALGIMPYISASIIMQLMTAVSPQLEQLKKEGEAGRRKISQYTRYGTVVLALVQAIGMSIGLAGQGVAFSADIGFHFVAVTTFVAGALFMMWLGEQITERGVGNGISMLIFSGIVAGLPRAIGQSFESARQGDINIFALVAIGLLAVAIIGFVVFIERGQRRIAVHYAKRQQGRKVFAAQTSHLPLKVNMAGVIPAIFASSILLFPASLGAWFGQSEGMGWLQDISQSIAPGQPLNILLFSAGIIFFCFFYTALMFNPKDVAENLKKSGAFIPGIRPGEQSARYIDGVLTRLTMFGALYMMAVCLLPQFLVVAANVPFYLGGTSLLIVVVVVMDFMSQVQSHLVSHQYESLMKKANLKGYGSGMLR
- the rplO gene encoding 50S ribosomal protein L15, giving the protein MKLNDLSPAPGSRREKHRPGRGIGSGLGKTGGRGHKGQTSRSGGTIAPGFEGGQQPLHRRLPKFGFVSLKAMDRAEVRTSELAKVEGVVTVQSLKDANVINQNVQRVKIMLSGEVTRAVTLKGIAATKGARAAIEAAGGKFEE
- the rplF gene encoding 50S ribosomal protein L6 produces the protein MSRVAKNPVKLPAGVEVKLVGQQLSVKGAKGTLDLNIHSSIEIVEESGELRFAARNGDQQTRAMAGTTRALVNNMVQGVSQGFERKLQLVGVGYKAQAKGTVLNLALGFSHPVDYELPEGITAETPNQTDIVIRGIDKQLVGQVAAEIRDFRRPEPYKGKGVRYADEVVRRKEAKKK
- the rplR gene encoding 50S ribosomal protein L18; translated protein: MTVKKVTRLRRARKARLKMHELEVVRLCVYRSSQHIYAQVISADGSKVLANASTLDKELRDGATGNIDAATKVGQLIAERAKAAGVSQVAFDRSGFKYHGRVKALADAAREGGLEF
- the rpsH gene encoding 30S ribosomal protein S8, whose amino-acid sequence is MSMQDPLADMLTRIRNAQMAEKPVVSMPSSTLKVAVAKVLKDEGYIAGYQISSETKPLLSIELKYFEGRPVIEEVKRVSRPGLRQYKSVDELPKVRGGLGVSIVSTNKGVMTDRAARAAGVGGEVLCTVF